Part of the Zingiber officinale cultivar Zhangliang chromosome 8A, Zo_v1.1, whole genome shotgun sequence genome, tcaatgagtatagtatcagatagacattGTGGCATTATATCAGTAATAAGGAAAGTCTACCCAACTGCCCATCATACTTTCTATTCCCACCATATGTCTTGCAATATGACAATATGTCAGCTTTAGGCTTGTTTTGGGTCATAGCACGAGCAAACACATcactacaatatgatctcataatgtaTTCCATGCTTAAAACACATCCAGATGCCCATAACTGGCTTCAggacattgaccctaaaagattgGCTAATGCACATTTTAGTGGGAAAAGGTACtcaatgctaaccaccaattgtgtagagagtttaaatgctttgttcaagcaTACACGTGAACTTCCCATAAATAGGTTAATCGATAATATCATAtgaaaggtagctcaatggttctttaaccATAGGAAGGAAGCCTCAAATGGTATGTTGCTTTAACACCTCATACTACCAAAGAAAATGGATTCAAGGAgagagaaagctagacgatataaagtccacccctactctcaatctgaaatggaagtagagatatGGGTTGCTTCATTCATTGTTGATTTGGAAAGAAAATATTATAACTATGGAGTGTTTCAAATATCCGTACTGCCTTGCTCACATGCTATTGTCGTCATcattcaccggaacatggataccctcccatattgtgagcattattttcattcacgGAATTAGACTgcgacatacatggatcgtatttacccctgtTGGAGCAAGGAATTTTGACCTAAGGGCCTAAACAATATTATAGTTctatgtccccgtagccttgtgcagTCGGGTAGGCGAAATAAGgcacagatcgagtcaaaacataaTTGGAAGATAAAAATCAAATGCAGTTAGTGCAAACAACTAGGCCTTAATCATAGGACCTATAAAATGCTACCAGCCCATGGTTCTTGACTTACTTGTATATGTATAAATGAATGTGATGCttgatttatatattttgtaaGCAGGAGGAATGTATCCATATATTTTGTATGCAGTACATTCATAGTGATGTAAGAAAAATAGTTGTGGAAAGTCATGTTGCTGTTATATTTGTGTTTGTAGAATTTGTAAACCAATCCCAACAAGGCAGAACTAATACTTCACACTATATCTCCAATTTGTAAACCAAAAAATGAGCTAACAGTTGTGAAGTTTCAGAAATATAATAGGCTCAATCCAATGGTGCATTTCAACTCTACAGGATGGGATTGGAAATTTAGAAGTcttgtaaatttattttcaactctaACTAAGTCATGGCTTAAACCAAATGGTTCGTGTTGTTATTTTTAAAAGGCTATAGGTCGAGCACTTGATGTGAAGTAATTTAAACGTGTGATTGGAAATTTCTAATTCTATTGAAATTTAGCTTAAATATCTTATTAATCGTTGACAGTTAAAATAAATTGATGGTAAGATAGATATTTTTTcctataaattaaaattcgaaaggTTGTGTATTGTTGTTCATTGAATGGAAATCCACAAGTTTCACATGTTTCGGGGCGAAATGGAACGAAGCAAAAACTGTATTTGTATTGGTTAGAACCAagatttgacaccatatatagatTCTTCTCTCTCAAACCTTCCTAGGGAATGAGAATTTAAAGAAATTCAAGTGTCGTAGGCCCATCAGTGGATTTCGgttaaaacccactgatggacctagacttcTCCAATTGAACCCATTTAAAGTCTCGTGAGTTTGTAGTATtgtaaggactccaacggtgctatatattacttatttaaagctctcTATAGATGATCGAGCATTTCTAGAATGTTCAGCCTtgaagttgggcctgatatgggataaTATCAGGCCCAGGTTGAGCTTGATATAAGATATATCAAGCTCAAGTTGAGCCTGATAAGGTATcctatcaggcccaacgtaggtCTGATTGCTTTGCACCTCGGTCAGTTTGTTCAACCGATCACAATCTAAGTTGATGATCTCGATATCTAAAACCTGAGGTTATATTTCCGTTCTATAAACTAAAAATTTACTACGTATTGTGATTTTtgaattagtttagaaatttaaataGGATATAGATCGAGCACTtgatgtgaaataatttaaatatgtgattggaaatttctaaaaaaaaataagatgatTATTTAGagaaaatggattttttttttaaatctaactatTTAAACCTTGCTGTCTTTCCTGTACACCATCCAATCCTGAATCAATACTTCATCCATGAAAATAAATTAGTGGAGCTTTTACACCATAAGTACTTGTGCCCACAACCATCTACCCAAGTTTTTCCACCAAATTCAAGGCCAACACATGTTGCAACAGAGGATCGAGCCTCGTCTATTTTTAGTTCTACTACACCTTAACCACAGCAGCATGCCCGTCGGAGCAATAGACgtagttttttaaaacaatttacaATGTGCAAAATTATATAGATAGTAAATCAAATCCTTAAAGTAACTCTCATTAGATGCCTAATCTCGTTATGCAAAAGACCGTtgtactaaaataaaatacactcCATCTCATATCTAGCCATGAGACCAACAATGCTAAGGAGGTGAATGATATCAGTTTTTGCTCTAATATTTACAAGTTTCGTTTCAATTATGATTGATTCAACTAATCTTGtttataaataaatcaaattttatcaCATTGccataaaaaaaacataacacATAAAATAGATTTTCCAGCTTTATAAATCCAATCAAACAACTTGTAGATAGGCACataaaattaaagaatttaaacaataAGAAGGTAAAAGGTAGAAAAAAAATACCTCTTTGCAAAGAGTAGCTTGCAGAAGAAGCAGAGGGTAAATCACCCAACAAAACTGCCTTGGCGATTGTCCCCGCTAGTATAAGATTTTTATGATCGATTtacaatttaaatttctatacaagAAGAATCTCAAGCAAACAGTGCTTCACATATATGTAAGAATTTGTAATTTACAACATTCAGAAATACTGTAATTTGTGTGTTAACAAACAAGGAAACTTATGTAGGTGACCGACTCTATTGACATAATACGAGTGACACTTTCAATGATGATCAACATGAACCAAACTTTACTGGAATATAAGGAAAGAGATTTCTCACTAACCTTGGCAGATGTTACTGTAAAGTAAACCATATGAGAAACTAGAACAAGAATTGTTCAATATCATTGCTTATCTAGAAAAGAAACTCATCACAGGCAAACAATACTTCACACATATGTAAGAATTTGCAATTGACAACATTCAGAAATAGACTGTAATTTTTGTGTTAACAAACAAGGAAATTTAAGAGTGACACTTTCAATGAAGCTGGACAAAGAAGCTTCTAACTCGaatagaaggaaagtgatttttcaCTAACCTTGGCACATATCACTGCACTACAACATGAGCCAAATTTTGctggaagaaaaaagaaaaaaaataacttttttacAATTTAAAAGACACTATGTCTTTTCCTGTGCGAGGAGTTCAACTGACAAGTTCCTAAATAAGCGCTTTGCAAGTCAAACAGGTTGTAAAAAAAGGAATTTTGTATAAATATAGCATCCTCATGTTTACATTAGCAGTTACCTTTATAATTGACGAACTAGGAAAGTAATAAGCAAACTATATGAGAAACTAGAGCAAGAATGGTTCAATATCATCGAAAAGAAACTCATACACAAATAAACCCTTCAGCTGTTGGTTATTCCTTCAAACTCAGCTACAACTCACATGGCTTCAAGCTCCTTCAACTTTCAAAAGTATTAAAACGATTGATGTTACAACTAATTTGAAAGAAATTGGGTTCTCTATGACCTTGCAGATGGGTAGTGTAGCCCAGCATACATCTGACTCTGCTTGCTCAACAAATCCTTTTTAACTCAATCGAGTTTCAAAATGGAACTCAGAAAGACTAACATTCTCATGTCTACAGTAACAACGCCATGTATGATACAgaatatgaaaattaaaaatgGTTTCTCTGTAATCTTGGCAGATGGGTATCGTTTTCAGACTTAAATCCAACTCTGCTTGTCAAAGGGGGAAAAACATTCTCCTTTGATGATTCTAAACGACAAATATCTTCTCATTGGAAGGAGTTCAACTGATAAGGTACTACAAGAAATCCATTTCAACTCAATCCGATTGCAAAATGGAACTCAGAAAACCTAACATCCTCATGGCTAGAATATGAATACGGCAAGTAAACCATATGAAAACTAGGACAAAATTGGTTCAATATCATTGCTTATCCAGTCATAAAAATCAAACCTATGTAAATCTTGCATTCATTAGCAGTTTGGATTATTCCCTTTGAACCCAGCTACAACTCACAAGACTTCACGCAGTTTGGGTAATTTATCTTCATAAGGGAGCACATACTGCTTCAAAAATTTTGGACCAGATAATGAGAAAAATACATGTAACTTGTTTGTTGACTTCCATAACCCTTCAGCTTTCAATatctccatcacacgaaatcAAGGAATTAACCTCTTTTCCAAACATAGCACTAAAGGTACCGGGCGGAGAGCAACGTCTGAAGGTGAAATTCCAACAACATTGACCAAAAATTCCATCTTTCTCTGCAATAACTCTATGGAAAGGAGTAAAAAGCGTGGAAATTTCTTGATTGCAGCAATGAAATCtgagttcgacaaaccaaaattGTTCATGAGCTTGAGTTGGGCCTCAAATTTTTCCGTGCTCACCCCTTGCAGTACATCAAGAATCCAGAGGAACATTCCAGATCCTCGAGGAACTCCAAGCCCCTCAGCTCTATCTACCAAAGCCCGGAGGGATTCAGGATTCTGCACGATGAAGCCGGGGTGCCCTTTAATGACATGAGAAACCCGGTCTTCAGGAATACCACATTCATCCTGTAAGAAGTTCAAGTTAGGGCGTACCACATTCTCAATGCTGGTGGTCAAAAACCTATTATAGCCCCGGAGATTCCTGAGGAGGATCTCCCTCGATCCAAATAAACTTTCCCAAACCTTCAATCTCGGGAGCAGCGCGTTCTGGGCGTCGAGGTAAAGAATGTTGGGGTGCCGCAAAACCACATTGGCGATGTCGGACTCAGATAACCCCATGTCGcgcaaaattttaaactttggaGCGAGACTGTTCTCCACATCCCTGCAGAGAAATCCTGGCTTCCAAGATATTATCTTTCTGAGATTAGCACCATCAaagccatgagatctgaagaATCCAAGAACAGCATCGGGCTTCTCGGTGGACTGAAAGCAGGGGAGCGACTTTGAGACCTTGGAAGCGTCGTCGGCGGAGAACCCGCATGTATTCACGAGGTACTCGACCATGAAATGGGGATCGGGAGAAGCGGTAGTGCCTGAGGAGGAGACGGATGTGCCGGTGGAGAAGAAGACGCAACGGAGTTGCGTCGACGGAGGGAGCGCATGGCGGCGGACCAGGGAGTGAAGCATCGCGTCGGCGCGTCAAGCGACAACCGTAGGGACGACTTAAATAGATCCCGTAAAACCCTACTTGCATCGCCTTTATTGGAGCATCTGCATTTTACAAAGGCGTATGGGTAGAATATGTAATTTATCAAAAAGAAGTATCGTAGTTCTCTTTGTATCAAAAGGtgcataaaaaaattataatttctctGTTAACTCTTCCGCCAACCACTGTTTCTAATTCATCATTTTTAAGTATCCAAATCATctttttaattataaatcaaaTTTGTAATTTGGATGCACATGTTCTCACCCTCTCTCTTTCTCCATTCCTCTTCCTAATCTTATAAACACGAAATGATCATGAATTCTGCTTATCATACATCCTCGTGATGATCGGCAGGATTGCACGAGTCGAGTTCAAAGGACAACAACGATTAACATCCTCGACGTTGAATGACAAACTTCTAACAAGAGTGAAATTAGTAGAAAAAGACAGATAAAGATTTATCAATATATGTATAAATTTATTACTATAAAATAGGTTagtattgtttaaaaaaaaattcactttTGTAGCAAAGGGTGATGAAAAAAATTGTGTTTATGATGTTATTGGATGTGTGGAGAATAAATATTGAACAACACCTGTAATATGATGTACTTCATCACTTAATTGGTTTGCAAGGTGCTCCAATGTGATGCTAGATTTCAACTAGACGTTGTTCATACAAGTTAGGTTGATATGGTATGTATCAGtacattgggtctgatatgcgATTATATCGGGTCCACTTCCTTCGTTGATAAAAATTTTAGTTTGATATCATATCTATCTTCTCATCGCTCAACCCGTCGTAGTTATCTGGATTTTGCATAAATCCAATTAACCTAAGTCCATCAGTAGGTTTTTACCAAAATCCACTAATCAACCTAAACATGTTTGATTACACTCATTTAACATGTTGTGAGTTTTTGGTGTTACAAGGAGTTAAATTGTGTTATCCATTTCTTATTTAAGGCTCTCAGTCGTTGTCCAATGTTACGAGAAGTTTCTGCTTCAATACGAGCCTGATATCATCCTATATCAGGCCTAAGTTAGCCCTAATATCATCCCATATCAGGCTCAACATGGGCATGATATGGAATGTTATTAGGTCCAACGTGATCTTTAGTTAAAACTTAGATTTTGTAGCATATATACATCTTCCTTACTCAACCCTTCTTAGTGGTTGAAAATATGTAAAATTACAAAGCCCTAGGTCTATCAGTCGGATTCTGTCACCACCActgataaattatgaaaaatCTAATGTGCACTATATCTAACGTTACGTGGTCTTTGCTAAATTAATATGTAACTTTactaaattagtttttaaattttttatcaggACTATCATATTActgaagaaattttctctgataTATGGAATACGCTTGATGAAAATTCTTGCAAGGGACATGGAGTTAATATAGGAAAattatccagaacaaatattccatcatcttctgaGTATAGTGGTGTGCAGAACACAACTAAAAATACAAGCAACATTTTAACATTTGGTTTAAATGAAGAAACAAGTTTTCTAGAAGATGAGATTTTAAATCCTTGTATAACACTTATTGATTActttgagcctacttggagtgaggagtTAGAGCATTATACCCGAATTAGAGAGGAATTACAATGCAATATAGATGTACAAGAATTTTTAACTGATGATATGTAGATTGAACAATTTGAAATTTTCCTAGAGTAGTACAacgacttagaggaggagttcccaatagctgatgattcaaatattctaaattctcgattgctccaaatgtcacttgaagaggcaacagatgaGCATGAATTTTGTGTTGGATAGATTTTTTCCGTCTCGACAAGAGTTTAAGAATGCACTTGTTAAATAtgtcatggttaaacatatgaaaTATAATCCAGTTGATAcctgaaaaaataaagtaaaagttgtCTATTTCAATCAACCATGTACATAGAAAGTAGTTGCCCGGGGACATAAAGTTCACTGTTACGAAATATGTAAAGGAACACTAATGTGGCACTATTAGGGAAAGTATTGATCACCAAGCATGCTCTTCCTCCTTTATAGCATCTTTTATTGAAGAGCAATTTCTTTCTAATGAACAGTACAAACTAAGTATGATTATATCAGATATAAAAGTTAATTTTGGAGTGACCATATCATACAGAAAAACATACATAGCTCGGGAGAAAGCGATAAGAAAGTCGTTGGAGATTAtgaccaagcatatagagatcttccactatatctgcgtaAGTTAAGAGTCAGAGATCCTGAAACCTATAtggcactacacaggaatggggataatcagttccaacgTTATTTTTGGagttttggagcttgtagaagagtattcAAGTCTTATCTACGGAAATTgattggaattgatgccacacatCTAAGAGGgaagtaggggtgtaatcgagccgagccgaactcttgaatgtttgagcttggctcgtttataatcgagccgagctcgagctttatttaacgaatatattcatggttcacgagtttatttgagcttttatcgagcctaaacgagcttaataaatataaatcataaatttaaatattcattaaaaactaaattatatatttagagaaaattataatattattattaaaatttatcattttattctaataaataaatttaatatatttgtctatatttttcataagtagagtgtaaaatctataaattcaaaatcaaaattattatttttttatttaaaagttgcttaatgagcttaacgaacgtgttcacgagccgaatattgcgaagcttgagcttggtttatttatcttaacgagcctaattaaaagagctcaaacgagc contains:
- the LOC122010349 gene encoding transcription termination factor MTERF15, mitochondrial-like; protein product: MLHSLVRRHALPPSTQLRCVFFSTGTSVSSSGTTASPDPHFMVEYLVNTCGFSADDASKVSKSLPCFQSTEKPDAVLGFFRSHGFDGANLRKIISWKPGFLCRDVENSLAPKFKILRDMGLSESDIANVVLRHPNILYLDAQNALLPRLKVWESLFGSREILLRNLRGYNRFLTTSIENVNPESLRALVDRAEGLGVPRGSGMFLWILDVLQGVSTEKFEAQLKLMNNFGLSNSDFIAAIKKFPRFLLLSIELLQRKMEFLVNVVGISPSDVALRPVPLVLCLEKRLIP